The genomic stretch CACATTTACTTCTACTGGAGTAAATAGAGAAGACTACCGCAACGTACTTTTAAGAAACGATAGTAAAGAAACGAAAAATTTTGATGTAAAAGTAGTTTACCAAACTTCTAGAATTTCAAAAGATGCTGTTGCGAATAATGTAAAGATAACAGTAGATTCAGAGTTAAAGGTAAAAGCAGGTCAACAAAAGAAACATGCAGTATTTATTGATATTCCAGCTAATGCTGAAAAAGGGACATATGAGGGGTATATTGTTTACACAAATAAACAAAATCCAGATGAAACGTATCAAATTCCGTTTGCAGCACGTTTCGTTGAAGAAGGTATTGAAGAAGTAGGAGCATTTCCATATGCTCTGACAAATAACACATATGACGCTCATCCATTTACGAGACCACGAACAGATCTATTCTTCCAGTTGAAGTCTCATATGCGTTATATTGACGTAATACTGACAGATGCAAAAACGAATGAAGACCTTGGTATTATTGGAACATTGGATGGAATTCAGGCCGACGAGAATGTATTATATCGAGTGGCAAATGGATTTGGTGGAATTTATATACCATTTTCTGCTGATCCAAATAGTCCGCTAGTTTACAAATATGTGCAGGCAAAATCAGGGTTATATAAAATTAAATTTATTGGTCGAAATGATCAAGGAAAAACCTTCACTTCTGAAACCAAAGTATATATAGAAGACAATAATCCGACTGTTCAACATAGTTTACCATTCGGAGTTTACGAGTACGCAGATGGACAACAATCAATTCCGTTTTCAGGAAAAGTTTTCGATAAGGATATTGAGGATATGAAAACAATGGGATTTGATATCGACCAGTCATTTAACTCGGTTGTTGGGTATTATGATACATTCATGGGTCCTTACGGATGGGTCGATTCACCTTCAGAAGAATTAACTGTTGACGAAAATGGTAACTACAAAGGTGAGGTTAAATTAAATCCAAACGCTAATTTTACAAGATATTACTCATTTGCGATGGACTCCGCATCAAATGGTGATTTTGGCAGAATGAATGAGACACTTTTTGTTAAAAAAGGTAGTCCATATGTGACAGGTACCTTAAATAAAGAAACGATAAAAGCTGGAGAAACCGTTACAGCCACTTTATCTGCTAATAACTTAAATAAAACAAATAAAGTTTCATTTGAATTTGACTATGCGTCATACAACTTTGATATCGTTGGAGTATTGAAAAATTCACAAACGAAAAGTCAAATTAGTTCAGTGACAACTGAGGAATCAGCTTCGACAAGTGGAAAGCATATGAAGATAACAGTAGAGTTAACAAAGCCTGTAACTGGTGAAGTACCACTTCTTGATATTCAAGTAAAGGCTAAAAGTGATAACTATAATAAAGGTTGGTATGAACTTCAGGATTTAAAAGCTAACGTTACAAACAAAGACGGTACTACAGAAAGTGCACCTGGATTTATGAAGTCATTCAATGTAATACCGACTTTTTCACAAATGGCTGCCAAAATTATTCCAGAAGCATACTTTACAACTCAAGGAGTACAAATTGCAAAAATCGATTACACGAAAATTGGTGCTAATGTAAAGATAACTGATGCTCAAAATAATGTTTATACAAACGTAACATATCATCCTGACGGTTTCTTTGAAGTTTTCAATCTTCCTTTATCTGATAAACCTTTTACAGTTGAAGTCGCTGTACCAGGTCATTTTACAACGAAAGGTATATTTACAATTGGAAAGGCAACCGAAAATGGTGTACTTGGAGAAGCAAAATTAATTGGTGGAATTAGTCTAATCGCAGGAGACGTCAATAATGATGACGTTATTGATGTAAAGGATGCAATTGCGATGAAAGCAAACTGGGGTACAACTAATCGTGCAACTGATATAAATTTCGACGGTACGACGGATGCAAAAGATTTTGCTCTCATTGAGCAAAATTATCTAATGAAAAATCCAACCGTAACTGATGCGCCAAAACCAGTTAAGAAGTATCAAGGTACAACAATTGATCTTGTTAAGACTCAATTAGGCATTAACTAGAATCAAATTTTTAGAGACAATCAAAAGGGAGAAATCCTGATTGATTGTCTTTTTTTTCGTTATTTTTGGGAGGTGCCGCCATTTTCATTAAATCGTGTGTAATTAATACGATTTAAGTTTTGATTTCAGCAGGAAAAGCGATATATCAACGAACATTTGCATTATATCAACGAACATTTGCATTATATCAACAAAAACTAGCGATATATCAACAAACATTTGTGATATATCAACGAACATTGCATTATATCAACGAACATTTGCATTATATCAACAAAAACTAGCGATATATCAACAAAAACCAGCATTATATCAACAAATTTCACAGCTTTATCAATAAAATCCACAAAGTGTTCGTATTTTCTGGTAATCACTACCCTGAATAGATGAAAGCTTACTTGAATATAAATTAAATAAAAACTGTATATGGGGGACTATTATGGCTTTTGTTGCAATCTATACAGTTGGTAGGCTAAAACACCCATATGATCACTCTGCCTCACGTGATTTTTTTAGTGTGGGAAATGATGTATTTCATCAGGCCACGAAGTCAGGTCATATGGTTGATGCGTTTTCATCCGATGGAATCTCACTCCCTAAAGAAAATACTAAGGGGGATGGTGATCCCGTTCTTACACTAACAGTATGGAAGAACTTAGAATCCTTATATCGTTTTACGTACTCAGGTCACCATAAGCAAGCATTGAGAGATAGAAGTAAATGGATGGAGTCATACAAAAATAAACACCTTTCATATGTTGTGTGGTGGACGGAGAAGTTGAGTCATGTTTCGTGGGAAGAAGCTTTTAAAAGATATGACTATTACATTCAATATGGAGCAACTTCTACTGCTTTTGATTTCAAGCATGCATTTGACGAGTATGGAGAAGCGATATTAATTAAGTAGTAATAGATTTCTAGATAAATTGCATCTTAATGATAGAAAAATAAGAATTTTACAAAAAAATAACAATTCCTACTTGATTTATAGGAATACTTGTATTAATATTTTCGTAAATTATATTATTAAAAGAAAAGGGGGAGAAAGATGAATAACTTTCTGATCTGTGTAAATGTCGCTATATTATTATTACTTATGTATGGCTTGTATTTTATGCAAAAGAAGCATGTATCTTTTTCAAAACGTGTATTCACAGGTTTAGGTTTAGGTCTTATTTTTGGTTATATTATTCATTTAATTTATGGAACTGAGCATGATGTTACAGTTGGAACAATTGACTGGTTTGGTATTGTTGGTAGTGGGTATGTAAAACTATTACAAATGATTGTCATGCCACTAGTATTCGTTTCAATTGTAGGAGCGTTTACTAAATTAAAGTTAACTAAAAATATCGGGAAAATTAGTTTCTTAGTTATTGGAATTCTGCTTGGTACGACTGCTATCTCAGCAGCAGTTGGAATTGGTTCTGCGTTAGGTTTCGGACTTGATGGCGTAAAGTTATCTGCTGGTGCCGCAGAGACTGCTAGAATTACAGAGTTACAGGGACGTGTTCCTTCTGTTGAAGCTATGACAATTCCAAAACAAATTCTTGAGTTAATTCCAAGTAATCCATTTTTAGATTTAACTGGTGCGCGTGCAACATCTACAATTGCAGTTGTAATTTTTGCAGCAATTGTCGGAATTGCCTACCTTGGAGTAAAACGTAAAGAACCCGAGACTGCAGAGTTTTTTGGAAAAATAATTGATACGCTATACACAGTTACGATGAGGGTCGTATCGTTAATTCTTCGTTTAACACCATATGGAATCTTAGCAATTATTACAAAAGTAGCAGCAACAAGTGATTATGATGCAATCGTAAAATTAGGTAAGTTTGTAATAGCATCTTATGTGGCTTTAATTGTAATGTTTATAGTGCATTTATTATTATTATCATTTGCAAAACTAAGCCCAGTAAGATATGTGAAAAAAGCATTGCCAACTCTATCATTTGCATTTACGTCACGTACGAGTGCTGGAACATTGCCGATGACAATCAAAACACAAACAAAAGATTTTGGAGTTTCAGAAGGAATAGCAAACTTCGCTGGCTCTTTTGGACTATCAATTGGTCAAAATGGATGTGCAGGTATTTATCCAGCAATGTTAGCGGTTATGGTAGCGCCAACAGCTGGTGTTGATCCTACAAGTGCATCATTTATTATTTCTCTAATATTAGTAGTAGCAATCAGTTCATTCGGTGTAGCTGGTGTCGGCGGAGGAGCAACTTTTGCGGCTCTGATCGTCCTATCAGTTATGAATCTTCCAATTGCAATTGTTGGACTATTAATCTCAGTCGAACCTTTAATCGACATGGGTCGTACAGCTCTAAACGTTAGTGGAGCAATGACATCAGGTATTTTAACGAGTAAAGCAACAGGAGAATTTGAATCTGAAGTCTACCAACAAACGGATGTTGTAGAAGCATAATTTAATAAGTTGAAAAATAAAGAGTCCCAGGTAAATACATTTGGGACTCTTTTTTAGTTTCTTTATAGGATTCAGCACATTAATTAAAAAAAAATTTAGATTGATGAAGTTTTACAAAATATAGAAAGGATCAATCCTCGTTAAAATGAAATAGTAGATTTTTTTTCATTAGGAGGATGAAAATATGTTTAAAAAATTATCAATTATCACTTTACTAATTTTAGTAGTAATGACTATTTATGGATATTTTACGACTCTGTTTTTGGAATTATTGCCATATTTAAGTTTAATAGTAGGAATTGTAATCTTGGTGAATGGATTAAAAGTAAAGGACAAGCCATTAAAGAAAAATCTTTACATTATTTCAGCTAGTTTATTTTTTATATCCTTTATAAGAACAAAGTTCCATTAAGGAAAAGGATCAATAGTATAGTTTGCAAAATTATTTCATTTTTTCAGTTTTTTTGAATGGTTAGATGCTTAAATGAATGTATTAAAAGCAAACAATCATATTAATGATCCTCATTGTCAATTGTATTTTTATGGAATTGATAGGCTAATAAGAAATATGTTAATTCTAGTAAATGAAGCTACTTTTGGCTTCATTTTTGCTTTCCCATACGGAATGACTAAGTATATCTAATACGTTTCACTTAAATGACAAGCTAGTAACAATTTTAGCCAAACATTAGAATCGTTTAGATCAACGATAAGTGTTTCCTCGATTTTTCTTATTCGATAGTAAAGCGTATTTTGGTGGATATGTAGTCGTTTGGCCGTATCAGAAATGGAGCGATTAGTTGCAATAAATGTTCTTAGGGTTAACTCAAGTTCACTGGCTTTTGATTTAGGAGTTTGTAGCGGTGCAAACACATCTTGAATGAATTGTTGGATATCCTCGTTCTGCTGATTTAGAAATAAGCGGTTTATACCTATACTTTCATAACTAATGATGCCTATAGTTCCGCGGTTTGAAAGATAGGTTAACGATTTAATCGCTTCTTCATTACTTTTTGCAACATGTTCAAGCCCTTGATAAAGTCTTCCTATTCCTCCAGAAAGGTTTGGGGAGTGCTGTTTAGTCCAAAGTTGTATCATATTTTTTAACTTTTTTATCAGTAACTCCTGTTTAGAAGAGTTAGAAGCATTCATGATGATTGTCACCTTATCCTGAAAACCAAACATTAGACACTCGTTAGTCTCAAATTCTTTGTGTAAAGCGGCGATGAGCATTCTCAAATATGTCTCTCTCTTCTTTATGGATAAAGCATTTCCATTTACCTTTATGATTGATACAAAAATTGGTTTTTCTGGGTTAAGCCCAAAATCTCTTGATTTAGAATCAAGCAATTTTATTTCCTTATATTGAAGAAGGTCATTGAAGAATTCATAACATTGTTTATAGTACAAATCCGTCATGGAATATTTATTAACCATTTTTAGTGCTACCAAAGCACTTCCTTGCTCTAACACTACAGTGTCAAGAGGACCGAGAGAGCCACGAAGCTCTACCACAAAGTAACCGATTAGAACTCCATCATTCACAATAGGATAAAAGTAAACAGAAATTTCATTAATTGTAGCTGTCCAAGAGTTTACATGATTTTCTCCGCCCTTTATTAGATCTGTATTCTTTAGCATTTTTGAAAGAGGGGTATAATGTGGATACCAATCATTTTTAGTCATATCAAAAAGGGAAACAGGAAGGTTAATCATTTGTTCAACTGTTTTAGCAACCATAATTAAATCGGAATCTTTTAATAATAGTTTTGTGAAAATTTCGTGAATTTGATTGCGTTTTAACAAATACTCGTTGCTTTCCCTTAATTCAGAAAAAAGTCTTGCGTTGGTAATAGCAATAGCTGCTTGATCGGCAAAACCTTGCAACCTTCGTAAATCATCTTTCGTTAACTTCCGTTTTTTATTAATTTGGTGAACTATCATGACACCAAGCTTGTCATTGTTCATACTAACAGGAACTGCCATTGAGGTTATTTTAGTTTCACCTTCGGATTCCATTGAATCCTTTAAGCTTTTCATGTTATTTGGTTGTATATTCGAAATAGCTTCTAATCCTTGTTCAGGACTGAAGATCCGACCTATCCCATCTTGAAAAACTTTCCCTCCAATACCTTCCCCTACATTTGTCTTGAAATCATAGATTGATTGGCTCAATCCAATACTTGCTTTAGGAATAAGTTTTTGTAAATTAGTATCGTAAAGCATTAAAAATCCACGATCAATTGCTGGAATCGCAATTAAAGTGTTGTTCATAATATTGTGTAAAAGTTCCTCCAATTTAAGCATAGAAGTCAATGAATGCAAACCTTCGAGCCAAGTTTCATGCTCATGCCAATGTCTTTCTAATGATTGTTGAAGTAGTAAATAACGGATTTTCAACACGAAATGATCACACTCTAATTCTGTCAATGTCCTGCTTGAATAAATACTTGCACGAATTAAGGTTGATTCTGGAACTTCAGTTTCAAACAAGAAAAGCTGGCTGTTTGTAAGTGAATTGTAGACTGTTACATAGTCATTTTCAATGCTAGTTAATTTTGGCCAAGTATGTTCCTTTGAAAATAGTTTTCGGTCATTTTCAGTGAGTGGTTCCCCATAATAATGGACCCAGTCATCAGTCGAATCTAAGATCCAAATATGGTAAGACAGATATTCGTGAGATTTAAAAATTTTCTTCTCCTTTTGTTCCATCTCGTTCTCTCCTCAAAAAGAAGTTTACTAATAATTGTACATTTATTCATAAATTATCTAATACGTTGTGGAAAAATACAATAATATTCTGAATATATTGTATATTTTGACAATGACGTTCAACTGCTTATTTAATTAATATTAATCTTGTAAACATTAAAACCAAAAGGAGGTTTGTGATGGGGGACATGGTCAATTCTTCAAAAGGTAAGGTGATTTTATCCGTACTTTATTTCGGATGGATGGTATCGTATATTGACAGAACGGTCGTGAGTCTTTCCATAGTACAAATGGGAAAGGATTTATCACTTGATGCATCCAAATTAGGGATTGTACTAAGTGCCTTTTTTATGGGGTATGCGCTGATGCAAATTCCAGGTGGATGGCTTGCAGATCGTTATGGATCAAGAAGGGTTATCGTGACAGCTGTTTTATTTTGGTCAATTTTTACAGCTTTGACCGGACTTGCATGGTCACTATCTTCATTGATATTTATTCGTCTCCTTTTTGGAATAGGAGAAGGTGGATATCCAGCAGCAAGTACAAAGGCGATATCTGATTATTTTCCAGCGGATAAAAGGACGAAAGCTCAATCAACGATGATGTCCTCAAATTCACTTGGCGCAGCTGTTGCACCTATAATTTGTGCGCCACTTCTAGCGGTATTAGGATGGAGGCATGTGTTTTGGGTAATCTCCCTTTTAGGCATAATTGTTGTGATTAGTTTACTAATTACTACTAGGAAATCAAGTAACTATTCTAATAATGATACTGTACATAAACCTAATCGTGAGGAATATTTTCAATTATTTCGTAATTCTTATTTATGGAAAGTTCTATTAATATTCTTTTTTATTAACATAACAGGCTGGGGACTTTCTTCATGGATGCCTTCATATTTGATGCAGGAACTTGACATAAATCTTAAAGCAGTTGGAATCATTAGTGCTATACCTACTTTGTTCACTGCAGTTGGAATGATTATAAGTGGAAGAATCATTAATAAAGTTGGTACAAACGCGAAATATGGTGTCATAACTGCAATTCTTATAGTAGGTGGTTCACTTTATTTGATGACGTATTCATCAAATATTGTTCAAGTTATTATTTATCAAAGCATTGCAAGTGCTTTTATGTCTTTTATTATGTGTTTTATATTTACACTACCACATCGAATTATGGAACAGAAGGTCGTAGGTTCGGCATTCGGTATTTTAAATTTTGGTGGCCAAGCTGCTGGAATTTTTTCACCAATCATCATGGGTGCATTAATCGCTTCTTCAAATGGTTCATACAAAAGTGCATTTTTGTTCTTATCTGCTAGTTGTTTAGTCGCTGCAATTATTGCATGTTTATTACCATCAACTAAGAGAAACGAAGTATTAGATCAGCCAATCGTAGGCTAAACGACTACTGCAGTGAAAAATATACTAAGAAGGGTGATAATGAATGGGAAAATCTAATATTGCTAAATGGATTGAAGAAAATCAGGAAAAGTTTACAAAAATGGCTAAAGATATTTGGGACCACCCTGAAGTCGGCTACACTGAAATTTACGCATCTACATTGCAAATGAAAGAATTAGAAGAAGCTGGTTTTCGAGTTACTTCTGGAATCGGTGATGTGCAGACCTCATTTGTTGCTGAATATGGAAAAGGAAAGCCGGTAATCGGTATTCTTGGTGAATTTGATGCTCTTCCCGGTTTATCTCAAAAAGTCAATCCAAAACAAACACCAGTTATTCAAAATGGTCCAGGTCATGGTTGTGGTCATAATCTGCTTGGAACAGCTGGAGTAGAAGCTGTTATTGCGTTAAAGGAAAGAATGGATGCAGAAATGCTACCTGGAACGATTCGTTACTATGGATGCCCAGCTGAAGAAATGCTTTCAGGTAAGACTTTTATGGCTAGGGAAGGTGTATTTGATGATTTGAGTTGCGCTCTTACATGGCATCCAGGGAATAATAATATGACTTCTAATTTTCGTTCTCAAGCATTAACTGCCATTGAATTTTTCTTTTCCGGCAGAACTTCCCATGCTGGAGGGGCTCCACACCTTGGAAGGAGTGCCCTTGACGCAGTCGAGTTAATGAATGTCGGGGCTAATTATTTACGTGAGCATGTACCTGATGGTAGCCGGATTCACTATCAAATCACTAATGGGGGTATGGCACCAAATATCGTGCCAGACAATGCAAGTGTCTACTATTTCTTGCGCGGAGCAGGCCGAGATCAAGTGGCGGAATTGGAAGAAAGATTAAATAAAGTGGCTCAAGGTGCAGCGATGATGACAGAGACTTCGGTAAGATGGGAGATTAAAGCGGGATGCTATGATACATTGCCAAATGAAACGCTTAATGAGCTAATGTATACACAAGCCGAAGTAGTAGGAAGAATGGAGTTTTCTTCAGAAGAAAAGAAATTTGCAGAAGAATTACGTGAAACAGTCGATCCATCTGTCTTAGCAGCAGCAAATGATATCATATTTAGTATTAGTGATGATACAAATAAAATACTGGAAACAGACTTTTATCACAACCGAAAGCATTTCGGGCAAACTATGGGAGGATCCACTGATGTAGGAGATGTATCTTGGATTGTTCCGATGGGACAAATCATGACTACTTGTGCACCTTTAGGAATTCAATTCCATACATGGCAGGCTACAGCCTCTTTTGGTTCAACAATCGGCATGAAAGGAATGCACTATGCAGCAAAAATTATGGCTTTATCTGCTTACGAATTGCTGAAGGATCAGTCTGGCATTCTTGAAAGAGCGAAAGTTGAATTTGATGCAAGTACAAAAGGACTGACTTACAAATGTGGTATACCTACAAGCGTGAAACCACCTGTTTTAAATAGTGAAGCAGTTCCAGTAATGACAAACTAAGGTATATATGGACTGGAGTATCTAGAAGATTATTTTTAATTGTGCTATTTAGCGTCACCTTTATATGGTGGCGTTTTTTTTGTAAATATAGAATTACAGTTGTTCTTTATTAGAAATATTTGGTGAAATCTATCGATTAATATTTAGATGGTTGAGAGAATTGATCAATTTAAAATTCGTATCAACTGTCAGTATAATAAAATTGTAATTTTGTGGAAATCAAATGCTTGATGAAAGGAGCTGATCGAGCAGATAATGGTATGCAATCAAAATCTATATTCAAGTGCTGTAATTAACAAAAATTTCATATCCAATAGCCCCCGTGCCCCTACAATGTAATAGCAAAATTACATAAAAATTTAAAAAATACGGAGGGAATAAATATGAAAAGTGTATGGAAGGTATTAAGTTTAACAGTACTAGCTACATCTTTAATTGCAGCCCCGACAGCAAATGCTGCAAATACAGGGCTTGTTACTAAGTCTGATGGAAATACAATACATCACGTAAAAACTTCAGTAAAGATTAATCAGTTTTTAAATGACTTATCTCCTGAGCAAAGAAAAGCACTCCAAGATTTGACCTCAGCTAATGAACAAGTACTAAACATTTCACCAGAAAAGGACTTGAACACTTCAAAAGAAATTTCAGTTATTGTCGAATTCAAACAACCAACAGCAAACACTTCAATTTTGTTAGAGAAACTTAAAGGTAAGTCTTTATCAGAAGAAGAGGCGAATAAAAAATTAGACGGATCACATGATCAATTTAAGAAAGATTTATCTAAATTAAAGGTTAAATACAAAGTGAAAGATACTTTTAAAGAAGCATTTAATGGTGTTTCAATAACATTGCCCGCCAATCAAGTTAAAAGCTTACTTCAATCTGATGTAGTAAAAAGTGTATATGAAAATAAAAAAGTTCAGTTAATTGAGCCTATTTCTCCTCTTAAAGAAAACGGGGTAGCAAGCTATAGTGGAAAATCTCCCCAAGAAATAATGGGAGTAGACAAGCTTCATAAAAAAGGTATCACAGGAAAAAACGTTAAGATTGGTGTCCTTGATACTGGTATTGATTATAATCATCCAGATTTAAAATATGCATACAAAGGCGGATACGACTTTGTCGACAACGATAGCGATCCAATGGAGACAACATATAAAGACTGGGAAAAGGCTGGGAAACCAGGAGGGACTGCTTCGGGCTATGTTACATATCACGGGACACATGTTTCAGGAATAATTGCCGGTCAAAATAAGTCTACATCGAAATATGCAATGGAAGGTGTTGCACCAGACGCACAGCTTTACGTATATCGGGTGCTTGGTCCATACAGCACTGGTTCAACAGAAGATATATTAGCTGGTATTGAAAAATCAGTGGAAGACCAAATGGATGTCATAAATCTATCTTTAGGTGCAAGTTATAATGATCCGTATTCACCTTTAGCAATTGGGATCAATAATGCAGTATTGTCAGGTGTTACATGTGTTCTAGCTGCAGGTAATGATGGTGGTGCAATGTATACGCTTGGCACTCCAGCCGCGTCGGCACTTGGGATTACCGTTGGTTCAAGTAATCCTGAAGTTGCTGAGTACAATTATTTAGGATCATTTAAAAGTAATAATACAGTACTAGATTCTGAGATTCATTATGCTACAAATGGTTTTGAAGAAGATCCTAGAAAATTAGAAGGAAAAAGTTTCGCTATCGTTGATGTAGGTCAAGGACAAGAAACCGATTTTAATAGTAAAAACGTCAATGGAAAAATTGCGCTAGTGTCAACTGGTGTAACTTCTCTTCAGGATAAGGTCAGGTTAGCAAAAAAATACGGAGCAGCGGCTGTATTTATGTATAGTACTTCTAATGGCTATGTATCTGACAAGCTACCAGTAGCGATTGAAAATACATATGCTTATATTTTAAGTGGGGAACAAGGAAAAGCTTTTAAAGAAGTCTTAAAGAATGAAAAAGCAAAATATACATTTACGACACTTCAAAAAAATGTGCTATACACTGAAGATTCACTTTCCTATTTTAGTTCACGTGGTCCTGCATTAATGACATACGATATAAAACCAGAGGTGACTGCGCCAGGCTTAAATATCATGTCAACTGTTCCGCCATATGTATATGGTGAAAAATATGATGGAGTGTATTCATATGGTTACGCCCCTCTTTCTGGAACTTCTATGGCGACACCGGAAGTAACAGGGGTGGCAGCCTTACTAATTGAGGAAAATCCAAAAGCAACACCTGCTGACATAAAAACAATTTTAATGAACACTGCTGATACAATGAATGGAAATTATAGCGTTTTTGAAAGTGGTGCCGGGCGTGTCGATGCTCTAAAGGCGATTAATTCCGATGCCTCTTTCCAAGTTCAAGATAAAACAACAAATATTAATAATAATGAAGAAGTGCAAGTCGATGATTTAACAGGAGCATTAAGCTTTGGTAGTTTATATTCAAATGGAGAAGCAGTACAGGATAAGAGAACCATAAAGATCCAAAACAATAGTAATAAGGAAAAAATCTTTGAAGTTAATGTAAGCTATCAAACAGTAAGAGATTCACTTGATTCGACAGCAAACGGAGTAAAAATAAGAACGAGCAGGACCTTTGTACTCCTAAAAGGAAAAAGTCAGCAAAATATAGAAGCATCAATAGAGTTCCCTGCATCTGCCAAATATGGTATGTATGAAGGAATTATCACATTTACAAATGTTTTAAATCCAGATGAAACATACAAGATGCCATTTGGTGCTCGTAAAGTAAAAGAAGGAATTGAATATCTAAATACGAGCTCAGGAATATCAACAATTAACAACGGTAATTTAAATTACAACAGTATGGCATCTGCAACTTTTAAATTAAATTCTCACATTCGATCTCTTGATATTTTCTTAGCGGATACAAACTCAGAAGATATCGGATACCTTGGATATTATGATGGAGTAGGAATACCAGAAAATCAAGATGTTAAATTAAACAATTTCTTCGATGGAGATTATTATCCTATTGGAATAACAACTGAACAGTTGGTAGGTATTGAACCTACTCAAGTAAAACCTGGTACGTATAATGTGAAATTTGTATTTACAGAAGAAAATGGAAAACAAATTATTATGGTAAAGCCGATTTCTGTTGATAATTCAAAACCTGAAATGACAACGAACTTAGCTGATGGTGTTATTGAAGTAGATCCTAATAATCCAATTGAAATAAAAGGGAATGTAATGGATCAAGGAGTAAAAGAATTAATAGCGGCTGGTTCTGAAATAACGCAAGGAAATAACAAACTTTATTATAAATACAACACTAATTATCCGACTACCCAAACTCTTGATACAAATGGGAATTTTACTTTTGCCAGAAATAATATACCTAGCACCTTAAGTGTATTACCAATTGAAATGTATGCAATGGATTATATAGGAAATAAAACAAATTCATTGCAATACTATTTTGTTAAAAAAGGATCTCCTTACGTGACAAGTATTGCTAATCATAAAGAAGTATCTCAAGGTGACACAATTACATTCGATGTAAATGCTGTAAATCAAGGGGTATTTAAAACTGCAGAATTAGAATTCAAGTACGATCCAAATATTCTTTCATTTAATGATATGACTTTAGTTGATAAAATAAAAGATCGATTTGATTCAACAATAACAAATGAA from Arthrobacter citreus encodes the following:
- a CDS encoding DUF3291 domain-containing protein, with translation MAFVAIYTVGRLKHPYDHSASRDFFSVGNDVFHQATKSGHMVDAFSSDGISLPKENTKGDGDPVLTLTVWKNLESLYRFTYSGHHKQALRDRSKWMESYKNKHLSYVVWWTEKLSHVSWEEAFKRYDYYIQYGATSTAFDFKHAFDEYGEAILIK
- a CDS encoding L-cystine transporter, whose translation is MNNFLICVNVAILLLLMYGLYFMQKKHVSFSKRVFTGLGLGLIFGYIIHLIYGTEHDVTVGTIDWFGIVGSGYVKLLQMIVMPLVFVSIVGAFTKLKLTKNIGKISFLVIGILLGTTAISAAVGIGSALGFGLDGVKLSAGAAETARITELQGRVPSVEAMTIPKQILELIPSNPFLDLTGARATSTIAVVIFAAIVGIAYLGVKRKEPETAEFFGKIIDTLYTVTMRVVSLILRLTPYGILAIITKVAATSDYDAIVKLGKFVIASYVALIVMFIVHLLLLSFAKLSPVRYVKKALPTLSFAFTSRTSAGTLPMTIKTQTKDFGVSEGIANFAGSFGLSIGQNGCAGIYPAMLAVMVAPTAGVDPTSASFIISLILVVAISSFGVAGVGGGATFAALIVLSVMNLPIAIVGLLISVEPLIDMGRTALNVSGAMTSGILTSKATGEFESEVYQQTDVVEA
- a CDS encoding GAF domain-containing protein translates to MEQKEKKIFKSHEYLSYHIWILDSTDDWVHYYGEPLTENDRKLFSKEHTWPKLTSIENDYVTVYNSLTNSQLFLFETEVPESTLIRASIYSSRTLTELECDHFVLKIRYLLLQQSLERHWHEHETWLEGLHSLTSMLKLEELLHNIMNNTLIAIPAIDRGFLMLYDTNLQKLIPKASIGLSQSIYDFKTNVGEGIGGKVFQDGIGRIFSPEQGLEAISNIQPNNMKSLKDSMESEGETKITSMAVPVSMNNDKLGVMIVHQINKKRKLTKDDLRRLQGFADQAAIAITNARLFSELRESNEYLLKRNQIHEIFTKLLLKDSDLIMVAKTVEQMINLPVSLFDMTKNDWYPHYTPLSKMLKNTDLIKGGENHVNSWTATINEISVYFYPIVNDGVLIGYFVVELRGSLGPLDTVVLEQGSALVALKMVNKYSMTDLYYKQCYEFFNDLLQYKEIKLLDSKSRDFGLNPEKPIFVSIIKVNGNALSIKKRETYLRMLIAALHKEFETNECLMFGFQDKVTIIMNASNSSKQELLIKKLKNMIQLWTKQHSPNLSGGIGRLYQGLEHVAKSNEEAIKSLTYLSNRGTIGIISYESIGINRLFLNQQNEDIQQFIQDVFAPLQTPKSKASELELTLRTFIATNRSISDTAKRLHIHQNTLYYRIRKIEETLIVDLNDSNVWLKLLLACHLSETY
- a CDS encoding amidohydrolase; translated protein: MGKSNIAKWIEENQEKFTKMAKDIWDHPEVGYTEIYASTLQMKELEEAGFRVTSGIGDVQTSFVAEYGKGKPVIGILGEFDALPGLSQKVNPKQTPVIQNGPGHGCGHNLLGTAGVEAVIALKERMDAEMLPGTIRYYGCPAEEMLSGKTFMAREGVFDDLSCALTWHPGNNNMTSNFRSQALTAIEFFFSGRTSHAGGAPHLGRSALDAVELMNVGANYLREHVPDGSRIHYQITNGGMAPNIVPDNASVYYFLRGAGRDQVAELEERLNKVAQGAAMMTETSVRWEIKAGCYDTLPNETLNELMYTQAEVVGRMEFSSEEKKFAEELRETVDPSVLAAANDIIFSISDDTNKILETDFYHNRKHFGQTMGGSTDVGDVSWIVPMGQIMTTCAPLGIQFHTWQATASFGSTIGMKGMHYAAKIMALSAYELLKDQSGILERAKVEFDASTKGLTYKCGIPTSVKPPVLNSEAVPVMTN
- a CDS encoding MFS transporter, with the protein product MGDMVNSSKGKVILSVLYFGWMVSYIDRTVVSLSIVQMGKDLSLDASKLGIVLSAFFMGYALMQIPGGWLADRYGSRRVIVTAVLFWSIFTALTGLAWSLSSLIFIRLLFGIGEGGYPAASTKAISDYFPADKRTKAQSTMMSSNSLGAAVAPIICAPLLAVLGWRHVFWVISLLGIIVVISLLITTRKSSNYSNNDTVHKPNREEYFQLFRNSYLWKVLLIFFFINITGWGLSSWMPSYLMQELDINLKAVGIISAIPTLFTAVGMIISGRIINKVGTNAKYGVITAILIVGGSLYLMTYSSNIVQVIIYQSIASAFMSFIMCFIFTLPHRIMEQKVVGSAFGILNFGGQAAGIFSPIIMGALIASSNGSYKSAFLFLSASCLVAAIIACLLPSTKRNEVLDQPIVG